In a genomic window of Borrelia maritima:
- a CDS encoding DnaJ domain-containing protein has protein sequence MTKDYYNILEIQKNASNEEIKKAYKKLAIKYHPDKNKGNKIAEEKFKEINEAYEVLSSPDKKRNYDSLGSTNFNVNSNNFEREFSSARFSDFEDLDFFSRIFSVSSRKKTTDREITLNISLYDAYMGSKKIIIINNKKIEIIIPKGTLETTKIKINNKGPINPISGIKGNLIVKFNISSYKNFKLNGKTLETEIEVYPWEIALGCEKLFETIEGKKIKLKIPPDAKNGEILNLKGLGMPIIGNSSKRDLKVTLIVKIPKIINNEVKTIYERLKEIYS, from the coding sequence ATGACCAAAGACTACTACAATATACTGGAAATACAAAAAAACGCTAGTAATGAAGAAATTAAAAAAGCTTACAAAAAATTGGCAATAAAATATCACCCGGATAAAAACAAGGGAAACAAAATAGCTGAAGAAAAGTTTAAAGAAATAAATGAGGCTTATGAGGTTTTATCTTCTCCTGATAAAAAAAGAAATTACGACTCTTTGGGTAGCACTAATTTCAATGTCAATAGCAATAATTTTGAAAGAGAATTCAGTAGCGCTAGATTTAGCGATTTTGAAGATTTAGATTTTTTTTCCAGAATCTTTAGTGTGTCTTCAAGAAAAAAAACAACAGACAGAGAAATAACTCTAAATATTTCACTTTATGATGCTTACATGGGAAGTAAAAAAATAATAATTATAAACAACAAAAAAATCGAGATAATAATCCCAAAAGGGACATTAGAAACAACTAAAATAAAAATAAACAACAAAGGACCTATTAATCCAATTTCTGGAATAAAGGGAAACTTAATAGTTAAATTTAATATATCAAGCTATAAAAACTTCAAACTGAATGGAAAAACTTTAGAAACAGAAATAGAAGTTTACCCATGGGAAATAGCCCTGGGTTGCGAAAAACTATTTGAAACAATTGAAGGAAAAAAAATAAAACTTAAAATTCCTCCGGATGCCAAAAATGGAGAAATTTTAAACCTAAAAGGATTGGGAATGCCCATAATTGGAAACAGCTCAAAAAGAGATCTTAAAGTCACTTTAATAGTAAAAATCCCCAAAATAATAAATAATGAAGTAAAAACTATTTACGAAAGATTAAAAGAGATATACAGTTAA
- the psgB gene encoding HemN-related non-iron pseudo-SAM protein PsgB — protein sequence MRVDLFPLIELSLYINISFCCKDLSIFNRILEELKYHLRLLGHPIIKTLYIKHIDFCLCRQDTLKFIFKSLSKCINLVLLEEFTLEIIPGYVDFEKFKLLYEFCITRINLSIQSFSLKFRKIMGVSEISYDKMNILINDIRKFPFDLNIDMTINMPLQKKFHLKCDLKELLSYKPEHICFSEFLYEEEDLDLRDLDQGIFSEKLWFYALEYLESNGYINYEITNFMLKGHESEYNKLNWELKPYLGLGLNAVSLLFCNDKNNNLRALIRKDSGFIKANNRLVTFELLEDLEFFVYHFIQGLGTVQGVNLRALRLRFEYNEKQFLQFINYCSTLSRKFVFDNDIMLLKGRERFKLDFYLVKIINYFNDNFFKVKLRLP from the coding sequence ATGAGAGTAGATCTTTTTCCTTTGATTGAGCTGAGTCTTTATATTAATATTTCGTTTTGTTGTAAAGATCTTAGCATTTTTAATAGAATTTTAGAGGAATTAAAATATCATTTAAGATTGTTGGGTCATCCAATTATAAAAACACTTTATATTAAACATATAGATTTTTGTTTATGCAGGCAGGACACTTTAAAATTTATTTTTAAATCTTTGTCTAAATGTATTAATTTGGTTTTATTAGAAGAATTTACTTTAGAAATTATTCCAGGTTATGTTGATTTTGAAAAATTCAAACTTTTGTATGAATTTTGTATTACCCGAATTAATCTTAGTATTCAAAGTTTTTCTTTAAAATTTAGAAAGATTATGGGGGTTTCTGAAATTTCTTATGACAAAATGAATATTCTAATTAATGATATTAGAAAGTTTCCTTTTGATTTAAATATTGATATGACTATCAATATGCCTTTGCAAAAAAAGTTTCATCTCAAGTGTGATTTGAAAGAGTTGCTTTCATATAAGCCTGAGCATATTTGTTTTAGTGAATTTCTATATGAAGAGGAAGATCTTGATTTAAGGGATCTTGATCAGGGTATTTTTTCGGAAAAGCTTTGGTTTTATGCTTTAGAGTATTTAGAATCGAATGGCTACATTAATTATGAAATTACTAATTTTATGTTAAAAGGACATGAGAGTGAGTACAATAAGCTAAATTGGGAGTTAAAACCGTATTTAGGATTGGGATTGAATGCTGTAAGTTTACTTTTTTGTAATGACAAGAATAATAATCTAAGAGCTTTAATTAGAAAAGATAGTGGATTTATTAAAGCAAATAATCGTTTAGTAACTTTTGAATTATTAGAGGATTTAGAGTTTTTTGTTTATCATTTTATTCAAGGACTTGGGACTGTTCAAGGTGTTAATTTGCGGGCTCTTAGGCTTAGATTTGAGTACAATGAAAAACAATTTTTGCAGTTTATTAATTATTGCTCAACTTTAAGTAGAAAGTTTGTTTTTGATAATGACATTATGTTGTTAAAAGGGCGTGAAAGGTTTAAGTTAGATTTTTACTTAGTAAAAATTATAAATTATTTTAATGATAACTTTTTTAAAGTGAAGCTTAGGCTTCCTTAA
- the rpiA gene encoding ribose 5-phosphate isomerase A: MENQKILVAKYAIDHYIKSNMNLGIGTGTTIYYAIKYLSEKIKSGNLKNLKFYTTSSHTKYLLSKEQIPYESNFSKLNKNLDIAIDGADEILLEKKSLIKGMGGAHLMEKVIAYNSEIFLIIADETKIVKKLGTKTPIPIEVAQSAVGFIMTRLEEMDLDTTLRTCNEKKGPIITDNNNYILDVKMHIENPEGTEKYFKLFPGILEIGIFNHKNTKIVYYQDKQVKEA, translated from the coding sequence GTGGAAAATCAAAAAATTTTGGTAGCAAAATATGCAATTGATCATTACATAAAAAGCAATATGAACCTTGGAATCGGAACAGGTACAACTATTTATTATGCAATCAAATATTTAAGCGAAAAGATAAAATCGGGCAACTTAAAAAATTTAAAATTCTACACAACAAGTAGCCATACAAAATATTTACTCTCAAAAGAACAAATTCCTTATGAATCAAATTTTTCAAAACTTAACAAAAATCTAGACATTGCAATTGATGGAGCTGATGAAATTTTACTAGAAAAAAAAAGCTTAATAAAAGGAATGGGGGGTGCACATCTAATGGAAAAAGTAATAGCTTACAACTCAGAAATATTCCTAATAATAGCAGATGAAACAAAAATCGTAAAAAAATTGGGAACAAAAACGCCTATTCCCATAGAAGTTGCCCAAAGTGCTGTTGGATTTATTATGACTAGACTTGAAGAAATGGACTTGGACACAACTTTAAGAACTTGCAATGAAAAAAAAGGTCCCATTATAACCGATAACAATAATTATATTTTAGATGTAAAAATGCACATAGAAAATCCCGAAGGAACAGAAAAATATTTTAAACTATTTCCGGGCATACTTGAGATTGGAATATTTAATCATAAAAACACAAAAATAGTTTATTACCAAGACAAACAAGTTAAGGAAGCCTAA
- the gpmA gene encoding 2,3-diphosphoglycerate-dependent phosphoglycerate mutase, whose translation MYKLVLVRHGESEWNKENLFTGWTDVKLSDKGIDEAVEAGLLLKQEGYSFDIAFSSLLSRANDTLNIILRELGQSYIIVKKTWRLNERHYGALQGLNKSETAVKYGEDKVLIWRRSYDVPPMSLDESDDRHPIKDPRYKYIPKRELPSTECLRDTVARVIPYWTDEISKEVLSGNKVIVAAHGNSLRALVKYLDNLSEEDILKLNIPTGIPLVYELDKDLNPIKHYYLGDESRIKMAMESVASQGRLK comes from the coding sequence ATGTATAAGTTAGTTTTAGTGAGACACGGAGAGAGTGAGTGGAATAAAGAAAATCTTTTTACTGGTTGGACAGATGTTAAACTTTCCGATAAAGGTATTGATGAGGCTGTAGAGGCGGGGTTACTTCTAAAGCAAGAAGGCTATTCTTTTGATATTGCTTTTAGTTCTTTATTGTCAAGAGCTAATGATACTTTAAATATTATTTTGCGAGAACTGGGTCAATCTTATATTATTGTAAAAAAAACCTGGAGATTAAATGAGAGGCACTATGGAGCTTTACAAGGTTTAAATAAGTCGGAAACAGCTGTAAAATATGGGGAAGATAAAGTTCTAATTTGGAGACGCAGCTATGATGTGCCCCCAATGTCTTTAGATGAGTCTGACGATCGCCACCCAATAAAAGATCCAAGATATAAATATATCCCTAAAAGGGAACTGCCTTCAACAGAGTGTCTTAGAGATACTGTTGCAAGAGTTATTCCTTATTGGACTGACGAGATTTCAAAAGAAGTTCTTAGTGGCAATAAAGTTATTGTTGCTGCTCATGGTAATTCTTTAAGAGCTCTTGTTAAATATCTTGATAATTTAAGTGAAGAAGATATTTTAAAGCTTAACATTCCTACGGGTATTCCTTTGGTTTATGAATTAGATAAAGATTTAAACCCTATTAAACATTACTATTTGGGCGATGAAAGCAGAATTAAAATGGCAATGGAGTCTGTTGCTAGTCAAGGAAGGTTAAAGTAG
- the lysS gene encoding lysine--tRNA ligase gives MKTAHWADFYAEKIKKEKGPKSLYTVASGITPSGTVHIGNFREVISVDLVARALKDSGSKVRFIYSWDNYDVFRKVPKNMPEQELLTTYLRQAITRVPDTRSHKTSYARANEIEFEKYLPVVGINPEFIDQSKQYTNSVYASQIKFALDHKKELSKALNEYRTSKLEDNWYPISIFCTKCNRDTTTVNNYDNNYSIEYTCECRNQESLDIRTTWAIKLLWRIDWPMRWKYEEVDFEPAGKDHHSSGGSFDTSKNIVKIFKGSPPVTFQYDFISIKGRGGKISSSSGDVISLKDVLEIYTPEVTRFLFAATKPNAEFSISFDLDVIKIYEDYDKFERIYYGLEDIKEEKKRAFKRIYELSQPYMPSERMPYQIGFRHLSVICQIFENNINKIINYLKNVQEDQKDKLINKIKCAINWIRDFAPEDFKFSLRSEFDSIEMLKENTKKAINELLDFLKKNFEVATEQDIQNEIYKISRENNIEPALFFKQIYKILIDKEKGPKLAGFIKIIGIDRFEKIVSKYI, from the coding sequence GTGAAAACAGCGCATTGGGCAGATTTTTATGCAGAAAAAATAAAAAAAGAAAAAGGTCCGAAAAGCTTATACACAGTAGCATCGGGAATTACTCCATCTGGAACTGTGCATATTGGAAATTTTAGAGAAGTTATTTCAGTAGACCTGGTAGCAAGAGCATTGAAAGACTCTGGATCAAAAGTAAGATTTATTTATTCTTGGGATAATTACGACGTATTTCGAAAAGTTCCCAAAAATATGCCAGAGCAAGAACTTCTTACAACTTATTTAAGACAAGCGATAACAAGAGTTCCCGACACAAGAAGCCATAAAACAAGTTACGCAAGAGCTAATGAAATTGAATTCGAAAAATATCTGCCTGTAGTTGGAATCAATCCTGAATTCATTGACCAAAGTAAACAATATACAAACAGCGTTTATGCAAGTCAAATAAAATTTGCACTTGATCATAAAAAAGAACTCTCTAAGGCATTAAACGAATACAGAACTTCAAAGCTTGAAGACAATTGGTATCCAATCAGTATATTTTGTACAAAATGCAATAGAGACACAACAACTGTAAATAATTATGACAATAATTACTCTATTGAGTATACATGTGAATGCAGAAATCAAGAATCTCTAGACATAAGAACTACATGGGCCATTAAACTTCTCTGGAGAATAGATTGGCCTATGAGATGGAAATATGAAGAAGTTGACTTTGAGCCTGCAGGAAAAGATCACCATAGCAGTGGAGGCAGTTTTGATACATCCAAAAATATTGTAAAAATTTTTAAAGGCAGTCCCCCTGTAACGTTTCAATACGACTTTATTTCAATAAAAGGACGTGGTGGGAAAATATCATCCTCATCGGGAGATGTCATATCGCTTAAAGATGTTCTTGAGATCTATACACCCGAGGTTACAAGATTTTTATTTGCCGCTACAAAACCAAATGCCGAATTTTCGATCTCATTTGATCTTGACGTAATTAAAATATACGAAGATTACGACAAATTTGAGAGAATCTACTACGGACTAGAAGATATAAAAGAAGAAAAAAAAAGAGCATTTAAAAGAATTTATGAGCTGTCTCAACCATACATGCCAAGCGAAAGAATGCCTTATCAAATTGGATTTAGGCATTTAAGCGTAATCTGTCAAATATTTGAAAATAATATAAATAAAATTATAAATTACTTGAAAAACGTTCAAGAAGATCAAAAAGATAAACTAATTAATAAAATAAAATGCGCAATTAACTGGATAAGAGATTTTGCGCCCGAAGATTTCAAATTTTCATTAAGGTCTGAATTTGATAGCATAGAAATGCTAAAAGAAAATACTAAAAAAGCAATTAATGAACTTTTAGATTTTTTAAAAAAAAATTTTGAAGTTGCTACAGAACAAGACATTCAAAATGAAATATATAAAATTTCAAGAGAAAATAATATAGAACCCGCTTTGTTTTTTAAGCAAATTTATAAAATTTTAATTGACAAAGAAAAAGGACCTAAGTTAGCTGGATTTATCAAAATAATTGGCATTGATCGTTTCGAAAAGATTGTAAGTAAATATATTTAA
- the era gene encoding GTPase Era encodes MKSGFVAILGRPSTGKSTLLNSICGHKISIISPIPQTTRNKIKGIFTDERGQIIFIDTPGFHLSKKKFNIAMMRNIHSSIEEVELILYIIDIQDKPGEEENKMLEIVKNSKIKFLALLNKIDLENTKIKEITQFLKEKGIKDNNIIKISAEKKINIEELKNKIYENFSEGPLYYPQEYYTDQNINFRISEIIREKAIENLKEELPYSLYVDIDTLENKKRGLFIRANIFVANESQKGIIVGKNGKEIKSIGEKARKTISKIFETKCNLFLQVKLKKNWNKEDKLIKRLIN; translated from the coding sequence ATGAAATCGGGATTTGTAGCAATACTAGGTAGACCATCAACTGGAAAATCTACACTTTTAAATTCAATATGTGGACATAAAATATCAATCATATCCCCTATTCCACAAACAACTAGAAATAAAATCAAAGGGATCTTTACAGACGAAAGAGGACAAATTATCTTTATAGACACACCAGGATTTCATTTGAGTAAAAAAAAGTTTAATATTGCAATGATGAGAAACATACACTCTTCAATAGAAGAAGTTGAGCTTATTCTATATATAATAGACATTCAAGACAAGCCTGGAGAAGAAGAAAATAAGATGCTAGAAATTGTTAAAAACTCCAAAATTAAATTTTTAGCACTACTTAATAAGATAGATCTTGAAAATACAAAAATAAAAGAAATAACACAATTTCTAAAAGAAAAAGGAATAAAAGATAACAACATAATTAAAATATCAGCTGAAAAAAAAATTAACATAGAAGAATTAAAGAATAAAATTTATGAAAATTTTTCAGAAGGCCCACTTTACTATCCACAAGAATACTACACCGATCAAAATATAAATTTTAGAATTAGTGAAATAATAAGAGAAAAAGCTATTGAAAACCTAAAAGAAGAACTTCCCTATTCTTTGTATGTAGATATTGATACCTTAGAAAATAAAAAAAGGGGTCTTTTCATCAGGGCAAATATTTTTGTAGCTAATGAAAGTCAAAAAGGAATAATTGTAGGAAAAAATGGGAAAGAAATAAAATCAATAGGGGAAAAAGCAAGAAAAACAATTTCAAAAATTTTTGAAACAAAATGCAACCTATTTCTACAGGTAAAACTTAAAAAAAATTGGAACAAAGAAGATAAACTAATAAAAAGACTTATAAATTAA